The stretch of DNA GATCGCTTTATACAAAATATAGAACTAAATCATTTTCTAAATATTCGAGCGGAACCACAAGCGCTATCCAATCAAAATAGCGAAACTGACATCATCAAAGCGGACGGCGGTTCCACAATCATCCTGTCCCAATATCCATCCTTAAATAAAGGAAAAGAAAAGTGCCATTGCGTTACTATTGATGATTATTTTAACGATAAAGATGAGAAACCAGATTTTATGCTGTTGGATGTTGAAGGTAGTGAATACCGAGCATTAGCGGGAGCAGAACAAGTGCTTAAAGTATTTCACCCAGATATTATATTCGAAATATATTTAAAAGATACTGCACAAGCCGATACTATTGTTCTACCTGCTCAATTGTTAGACAGGCATGGCTATGAATTATATGTAATTCATGAACAAAACGAACCTATGCTTATAGGAGAGAATTTTCCCATTGTACTATCACGGCTGCGAGTTGACGATGTCCGACATCTCAAGGGTGCGTACGTTAATATTTTAGCCACTCGTGATCGTAAGAAGATAAAACTGATGTTTCCAAGTATTTCTGGCATATAATACGAGCGGGAATATACAATGTTAACCATACTATTCGTATGAGAAGAGTCATTACACGGGATTATTCTGTAGGTATGGCAAAAGTATTTATGTGAATAAAAATTGTTTATTCCCTATAGTATATAGAGAATTTATTTCCATGAAGTTAATTTATTTTGCCAATATACGCCTGCCTACGGAAAAAGCGTATGGCATACAGATAATGAAAATGTGTGATGCTTTTTCACACGCAGGCGCGGAAGTGACGCTGGTGATCCCCACGCGCGCGAATCCCGGATTTAACGGTGTCAATCCTTTTGACTATTATGGGGTGAAACGATCTTTTGCGTTACAACGCATTAAAACGTTTGATCCTTGGTGGCTGATACGATTGCCGCAAGGCATCTATATTAAGGTTCAAGGATTTCTTTTTATATTCAAATTATATTTATGGTTCTTTATTCACAATATATATTCAAAATACGATGTCGCGTATACCCGTGATGAGTATCTCTTGCCGCTCCTGCATAAATTTTTTCCGCGTGTGGTGTGGGAAGCGCACAATTTACCAAGTCATCCGCAGCGCTATATCAAAGCATGGCGAAAATGCCGGTACATTGTCGCAATTACCAAGGGGCTTAAGGACGCATTAGTGAAACAAGGCGTACACCCTGATCACATAATGGTGGCGCCGGATGGAGTAGACCTTGAAAAGTTCACCCGGTCATCCGACCGGGTGCCCAGTCGAATGACTGGGCAAGTTCAACCCTTCGACTCGGCTCAGGGTGACAGGGATGAGTTACGGAGGCAATTAGGTTTACCGACAGACAAAAAGATTATCCTTTATAGCGGCCATTTATATGAACGGAAAGGCGCGCAAATGCTCGCTGATGCGATCCGTTTGCTCGATGATCGCTTTCTTGCGGTAATTGTGGGCGGCACACCTCATGATATCGAGAGATTTGCGATACGCAATATGGATACATTCCGTATAAAAATTGTCGGTTATCAGCCCCATGCGCTCATCCCGCGTTATCTCAATGCGGCAGACGCGCTGGTATTGCCGAATTCTGCAAAAAACGATGATGCAAAATTATTCACTTCACCCATGAAATTATTCGAATACATGACCGCGCACGCCCCTCTTATTGCGTCCCGCGTGCCTGCGCTGCAGGAAATATTAAATGACCATAATGCAGTTTTTTTTAATCCGGATGATCCGCGCGATCTCGCCAATGTTATTCAAAAGGTAATTGATAACCCAGATCTCTATAATGCATATTGGCAGCAGGCGAATAAAGACGTCATGCAGTATACATGGCTTAAGCGGGCACAGCGTATCTTCACTACAATCATCAAATAAATAATATGTTCAATAAATTTCGAGATTTACTAGCCAAAAAACCATGGATTTTCAATGTGCTAAGAAATATTATTGAATTTAATTTTACCAAAGAAAAGGAGCTTATCCGAAAGGCCTTTGGCGATAGTGCGGGGAAGACGATACTCGATATTGGCTGCGGCACTGGCACGTTTGCGCCACTTTTTGTGGATGATATCTATTATGGCATAGATCTATCGCCAGATTATATTCAGCATGCAAAAAAAAATAAAAAGGGTACTTTCAAAATTATGAATGCAACCCAATTGGAATTTCCTGATGAGAAGTTCGATTACGCGCTCATCATGGCCGTTTTACACCATTGTGACTCTGAAACGGTTCAGCAAATTTTACGAGAAACACGTCGTGTATTAAAAACTCAAGGGAAAGCGCTAGTGATTGAGGTCAGCCATAGCACTGAAATGGACAACTTTATTTTTCGTTTCTTGAGGAAATTTGATAAAGGAGATTATATCCGCTCTCCACAAGAATACGCGCAACTCATTTTAAATAATTTTAAAATTGACAAGGAAATGACTTTTCGCAGCGGATTATATGTCTATCACAGCTTCGAGGTGTATAAATAGGGAATATGGCATCAGTGACTCCTCTCACGTCTGAATTATCGATAGTGATCCTCTGTTACCGAGCAGGAGACGCAGTCCGTGATTTCATTTCACGTACCATCGTAATCCTTGCAGAAGGCGGTATTCCAGACTATGAGCTTGTATTGGTAGGCAATTTTATGGAAGGCTCTGGAGACCGCACTCCACGCATCGTAGCAGAATTAGCGGCGACCTATCCGAAAGTGGTATATCTGGCAGAACCAAAACAGGGAATGATGGGATGGGATATGAGAAAAGGTTTGGAGAAAGCGAGAGGCGCCTATCTTGCGGTCATTGACGGTGATGGGCAAATGCCGATTGCGGATTTAGTAAAAGTATATACAAAAATTAAAAATGAGCGACTTGATATGGTTAAAACATATCGTCTGCAAAGAGGAGATAGTATTTTAAGAAAAACAATTTCTTTTATTTATAATTTATTTTTTCATGCGCTTTTCCCTGGGTTAAATGTACGGGATATCAACGCGAAACCGAAAATATTCACTCGTGCGGTCTATGAACGCATGTGGCTGGAATCAAATGACTGGTTTATTGACGCAGAAATTATGATCGAAGCACGGCGTCTGCACTTGCGTATAGGAGAAATACCCACAGTTTTTTTGGGACTTACGGGACGCAGGTCATTTGTGAAAATGAGAGCGATAAATGAATTTTTAATAAATTTAATACGCTATAGGATAAGAGAATTTCGGCGTACAAAATAAGAATGAAATATAGTATGCAGGATACATTTATGCCGCAAATAAAAAAAGTGTGCATATTTTTATATACTAGTTGGTTGTCTCGTTTTTTTAAACCCCTCTTTATTTTTTGTCGGGCGCACGCGGGCGCATTGTTCCTCTCTTTATTCATCGGAATGATAACGATAGCGCCACAGCTTATTTTCCAGTCAACGCTAGGGGAGCGCTACCAAGGTATTTATTTGGGCGGTACCGATAATGAAGACTATTATGCGGGAAGGGTGCGGGAAGCGTTCGACGGGCACTATGCTATAGGCAACGCATTTCTTTATGAAGGCCGTGACGCACTTTTTTTGCAGCCACCTTTGGGTGAATTATTATTTTTACCCCTTGGCGCTCTGTTCTCTTTTAATCCAGTGACGACTCTCTTCTGGGGCTCGCGTTTTGTTTTTCCCTTATTATTAACGTTCATTATATATTATTTCATTTATCTGCTTTTTTCGTCTAAGTTATTAGCGCTTGCCGTAAGCAGCAGTATCGTGCTTGCTTCGCAATTTGTATATTTTCCTAAACAATTATTTAATTTAATTCCCACGCAGTTTGGTGCTTTTTCTATTGATAGTTTTCTTACCTATTCCCGCCCTGTGCTTCCCCAAACAAGCACGCTATTTTTTTTCCTATTTTTATTATTATTTTTCTTGCTCCTTAACAAGCGTACGATGGTATGGCATTGTTATCCGATAGGCATACTGTATGGGTTGAGTATCTATCTCTATCTTTATAACTGGATTTTCCTTACTGTTTTTTGCATTATTATTATAGGGTTTTACGTCTGGTGGAAAGATAAGGAAATGGTAAAGGCATTGATGCGATTTTTTTTCTGCGGGATAATTATCACCCTGCCCTTCTGGTTTGTCATGTTAAAAAATGCGAATTCACCATTTTGGGTTGAGACGGCGGCACGATATAATATATATGGGTCCCATGACTTCGTATTCAGCAAACTGTTGGCTATAAGCCTTATAGGATGGCTTGCCGCGAATTACCGGAAATTGAAAGATCCTGCAGTCCACCTGATACTCGCCCTTATATTAAGCGGATTTGTGGTAATTAATCAGCAAATCATCACTGGGAGAGTTTTATTTTACGGGCATTTTCATTGGTATTTCAACGTTCCAATTTTTATTATAGCCATGCTCTATTTAGCGCATATGCTTAGTGTACGGGTAGCTCCTCTGCTGAATAAAATAATGGTGATAATTATTCTTAGCGTGAGCATCGGTTCCGCCACTATGATTCAAGCGAAAAGCCTGGAAACGAGAGCCCAAGGCTATATGGCGCAGCAGGATTGGGGTGGCGTATATCTGTGGCTGGATAAAAATCTCCCTTTGGAGTCGGTTATCTTAAGCAATAATAGAAGTTTTTCAAATGCGATTCCCACCTATACTAAACATTATCCCTATGACGGGATATATGCGCATTTGTTTTTGGCTGATCCGGAACGATTAAAGTATAATATATTTATTTATCTTTGGTTGCGCGGCCTGAAAGCGGACAAAGCGGGCGAATATTTTTCACACACACCGCATGAAATCATTGGATACCTTGGTGCGGCAAGGGTGAGGCGCGTCTATGGATGCACCGTCTGCGTGCCCGCAGATATTTTACACGGCTTTGCGGATGAATATGTCCGTTTTATCGAGCAACGACGCTATGAGCAACTTGCGCAATATAAACTAGACATATTTGCATGGGATAGGCGCGAGGATGGCGCAGTGCCGGAATATTTACTCACCAGGTTTACATTCGTTACAAGGGTGAATAATTTTGACATTTATCGCATTCATTAACTATATAACCTAAATACCTATTATGACTCAAGATGCGCATCAGAAAAAAACAGCGATTATCATAGGCGCAGGCCCAGCAGGCTTAACTGTTGCATGGGAATTGCTGACAAGAACTGATATAACTCCCATAATCCTTGAAAAAAGCAATATGATCGGCGGATTAGCGCGTTCTATTGATTATAAAGGTAACCGTATGGATATCGGGCCGCATCGTTTTTTTTCAAAGTCCGATCGTGTCATGCGCTGGTGGCTTGGGCATTTGCCGTTACAGCATGTGGACAATATGGAGTTTATCCGATCTTATCAAACGAAACTGGGCATCACGAATCAAAATCAGCGCCTTGATCCCGAGACAACTGATTTAGTTATGCTTTTGCGCAATCGGAAGACGAGAATATATTTTTTAATGGATCTGTTCCCTTATCCGATTGCGTTAAATATGGTTATGCTTCTAAGGCTCGGTTTTTATAAAATTTTGCGCATCGGCATCAGTTATGTATACAGTATATTATTTCCCATAAAACCAATGAAAAATTTGGAGGATTTTTATATTAACCGTTTTGGAAAGGAACTCTATTTAACTTTTTTTAAATCATATACAGAGAAATTATGGGGATTATCATGCCGCGAGATCAGTGCGGAGTGGGGAGCGCAGCGCGTAAAAGGCCTTTCGGTGGGGAATGCGCTGAAAGATTTTATTATGAAACTGATACATAAAAATAAAAGCATAGACCAAAAAAAGACTGAAACGTCGCTCATTGAATGGTTTTTGTATCCTAAGCGCGGTGCGGGACAAATGTGGGAAACAGTAGCGGATAAAATACGGCAAAGGGGAGGTGAGATTATCATGAATTTTAATGTCGATAAAATTTATCAAAAGGAGCATACTGTAATAGCAATTGGTGGTCATAGTCTCATTGAAGGACAAAAAAAAGAATGGCAAGGAGATTACTTTTTTTCGACAATGCCGGTGCAAGAATTGACAAAATCATTTATGGGAGAAGTCGATCAGGAGGTAAGAGAAATCAGTGATGGGCTGCGTTATCGTGATATAATTCTTATTGGTTTATTATTGAAACGCCTATTATTAACTGATAAAGAATATCCCCACGAACTAATACGTGACAATTGGTTATATATTCAGGAACCCAATGTGCAGGTGGCGAGGATACAAATATGCAATAATATGAGTCCTTATCTCGTGGCAGCCCCGGGGCTCGTATGGATAGGGGCAGAATATTTTTGTCAGGTTGGCGACAATATGTGGGAGCGCGATGATGCTTCTTTAGTGCAAATGGCGCAAAAGGAATTGGAAAAAATTGGGATAATCGCAGAAAGAGATACAGTTGACGGGGTGGTCATACGCCAGGAGAAGGCGTACCCGGTTTATTTCGGCGCATATCAGCAGTTTGAAACGGTGAGGAAATTTTATGACCAATTCGACAACCTATTTTTGCTGGGCCGCAATGGCATGCATAAATATAATAATCAAGATCACTCTATGCTCACCGCCATGGTAGCAGTGGACAATATCATTCATCATCGCCAAAACAAGGAAAATATTTGGGCGGTGAATACGGAGAAAGAGTATCATGAGGAAAAGTAATTTATTTTCATCGTTCCCCATGGTAGGGTGGCTCATATTGTTATCTTTAGCCATTCGGCTTTGTTTATTTGCAATATATCAGCCATGGCAAGAGATTACCCTGCAAAAAATATTAATTTCCGATGCCCTGCAGTACTATCAGTTGGCAGAACGCATTCTCTCCGATATTTCATTATCAACTTTCGGCACGTTCCGCACTCCTCTTTACCCTCTCTATCTTGCAGTCATTTTTGCGGTTATAGGCAGTAAGGTTTGGGCGGCGCTTTTATTCCAAATTTTTTTTGATGTCGGTACGACCATCCTTGTATACCTGCTGGCAAAGGAGATATTCGCGTCACAGAAAACAGCGCATTATGCCATGTTGTTCTACAGCATTGATTTATTGGCAGCAGCCCAGACGTTGCAGCTCATGACTGAAACTATTTTTACGTTTATCTTTACGGGCGCGGTATTGGCCACGGTTTATGCATTGAAACGGGATAATATTAAATATTATGCTTTGGGTGGAATGTATCTGGGGTTAGCAACGCTAGTTCGCCCCGTAGCTCAATATTTGGGACTCATCCTGACTTTTTTTATACCTTTTTCACGCAAGCTATTTAGTCGTGCAGTGGTATATATCGGATTTTTTTTCCTCATCCTTTCATTTTGGCAAATAAGAAATTATTTCAATTTTGGGCACTATGCTCTCTCTACCATCGAAGGCTACAATCTTTTGGAATATAATGTCGCAAAGGTAAAATCGTTAGTGGAGCATGTCAGCCTTGATGAATCAAGGTACGAATTGAACAAGCTCGTAGATCCCACGATTACCAATCCATTCAGCCGCGCATCGGTGCAACAAAAAATAGCCGTTTCCTATATTCTCGCCCATCCTTGGTGGTATAGTTATTATCATATAAAGGGAGGCGCAAATATGATGTTAGGGACTGCGAAGGTCAGCTTATTGCCCGTATTAAAAATACCTCCCTTTATAAGAAGTGATACCACTCTTAGTGAAAATCTTTTTACCAGAATTGAGAGAACCATATCTACCGCAAGGCAGGAATATTGGCTCACACCCATCCTATTTATCATGCAATTAATTGAATATGTATTATGTGCGATAGGTTTTACAGTAATGAGGAAAACCGATAATAGATATTTAATGTTATTAATTGCGATGATACTGGTTTATTTCTTTCTCGCAACTGGCGTAGTGGGAACCGCGCGGTATCGTGCCCCGGTCATCCCCTTATATCTTATCATGAGCGCGTATGGGTTTGAGCGAGTAATAAATTATTATAGACAGAAGAATCTTTTACGGCGTGTGTTATGACCATGCTCTATATAGGGTTTGCACAGCCTCATACCTCCATCGATGGCGTATATCTGCGCGGTTTGAGGGAGAATGGCATAGAAGTAATTGATTATTTTTTTCCGCAAAAATCGCTTGCGCGTTATTGGCAGATTTTATCAGCGTATTTTAAGCAGAGACACAGTGTTGATATCATCTGCGCCGGTTACGCAAGCCCGCACGTGGTAATCTGGCTCCGTCTGTGGTCGCGGAAAAAGATTGTTTATAATGCGCTTTGTTCGGAATATGAGAGGAAGATCATTTCACGGAATCTTGCGAGTACTCATTCTGTCAAAGCCATATATTATTGGCTTTTAGATATACTTGCATGTTGGTGTGCAGATTTGATAATGGTGGAAAGCGCACATCAGAAAGCCTTTTTTGAAAAAAAGTTCCATGTGCCGGGAGGAAAGCTTATGGTCGCATGGACGGGCACCGATGATAAGAAGTTTCATTTTGATCCCCAGAGTAAGAAGTTTGATGATTTTACTGTGCTTTTCAGAGGGCGATTGCTGCCTGAAGCGGGAGGGGACATAGTGGTGAAGGCTGCGAAAATATTGGAAGGAAAAGGGATTAAGGTATTGATGCTTGCAAACGGCATTGAGCTGGAAAAGATTCAAAAGTTGATTCATGAGCTTCAGCCGCAGAATCTGGAATTAAAAACAGAATATTTGACAGAAGACGAGCTCATCGCCCTTATGTTGCGCTGCCATGTCAGCCTTGGGCAGCTGTCCTCTCATGAACGCCTTGAGCGGACTATCCCACATAAAGCGTATGAATCGCTTTGTCTGAGATTGCCGTATCTTACCGCGAGGAATCCGGCCATCATAGAAATTGTGAAGGAGGGCGAGACGTGCATAGCCTGCAATCCTGATGACCCTGAAGACCTCGCGGAAAAAATATTATGGTTTCGCGATCACCCGAAGGAGCGCGAGGAAATCGCCGAAAGGGGATACCGGCTCTATCATGAGCGCTTTACACCCCAAGCGCTTGCCGCTGCATTATTAAATGAACTGAAGAAGTTATAAGCCTTGTCCGCCATTTGGCGCGATATGGCGTGTAAATTTTATAATAAGGCTAAAATAGCCCAAGAGGTTGACAAATTACAGGAATCTGGTAGTCTGTATGGTTCTTTACCCCGTTACAAGAACGTTATGGTTCTAAGACCTTAAATGAACGGCAATTCAGCCCGAAGGGGGATTCGGGTGAATACTGTAGAGGCCTTAAGCCAATTGTAACGGGGTTTACCGGATAACCGCATATTTATGCCATCGATTACCCAATTCGTGTATAAACACTGGGGAGGCATCGTCATTTTAAGCCTCATTGGCGCAGTTGCCGCGCTTGGGCTTAGCCTTCAGCAAACGCCCCTTTATGCCTCGTCTGCGCGCATTCTCGTGACGCAGAAGCAAACCAGCGGCATGGACGCCTACACTGCCGCGCGAGGATCCGAAAAACTCGCGCAGAATCTGACCACAATCATCGGCACCGCGTCATTTTTTGAACGGGTGCTTGGAGCTGGCTTTTCCATTGTGAATGATTTTCCAAAGGACGAGGCAAGCAGGCGCAAAGCGTGGGGTGCGGTCGTTAAACCGTCTGTGGTGCCCAGCAGCAGCATACTTGCCATTACGGTCTACCATAAGAATCGGGAACAGGCGGAACGCATTCTTGTAGCCATCAACACCGTGCTCATTTCGCAAGGGACAGGGTATTTGGGCACGGGCGACACCGTGAATCTGCAGATAGTCGACGCGCCGCTAACCACTACCGCGCCGGTGAAACCGAATATCCCCATGAACATGGCAGTGGGGCTCATCGCAGGATTCATCATCTCGCTCGGGTATTCATTTGTCCGGGAAGCAATCGCCCAGAGCATTACTTATCCTCTTACGCTCTCACCAAACGCGAGTGCGGAATATACGCCGCTTCCCATAGGATACCTTGCCCCTAAGAAGAGAGAGGAAGTTTTACCGCCAGCGCCTCCTGCGAACCAAGAGTTGCGGATAAATCCTTATGTGGTGGGAATACCCGAGTCAGAGCCCTATCAAGAGACTATCGAAGAAGCGTCTCAATATATTCCTGAATCTTCACCAGCAGTGCCGCCCACTGCATCTCACGTCCACAGCATGCATGACCATGTAAAAGCGCCATTCGGCGGCAAGTATTATTTCCAAAACAAGTTTTTCTATTTGTCGTAAATTGATAATATGATAGCGCACGGATTTGAGAATTTTGCGTCGGTGAGCGATCAGTGGGATCGCACGGCGCAAAAAAGCGAACGGAACATTGATAAACTCTTCGGTTCCTCTTCTTTTTTGAAGGTGTGGTATCGCACGAGTCTTCCGGCGGCGGAGCCTTACGTGTTATTCGACGACGATAGATCGCGCACTTGCGGTCTCCCGTTGGTATTATCACGGACCTCACGAGGTAAATTGCTGCTATCCGCTCCCACTACCACTGAAGACAACACCTGGTATGCGCCAGTGATCGGCGATGCGGACGAGGTATCTGGCATGCGTATTGCCGCTACTCTAGAAGAATCCAATGTTGGGGACGCTATTATACTGCAGCACGTTGACATGTCTCGCGTATTTTGGCGATCATTTATTCAGTATTTTCGATCAAGAAAATACGCCCTCGTGGTTTATCCCACTATACGAATAGGCAACATTAGCTTGGGCGAACAATGGGACGTATATTACCACAGTTTAAGAAGTGATCTTAAGCGATCATTGCGTAGAAAGGAGCAATATCTCACTAGCGAATTTGGGCCTCTTACGGTTTCTGTGGCCGAACGGAAAGAAGAGATAATCAATGCGTGTTATGAGGGTTTTGCCATTGAAACTATGGGATGGAAAGGATATGCGCACAGCGCCGTGTTGCAACAAGATCGCACGAAGCAGTATTTTTTTGATTTGGCTAAAACGGCGGCAGAGAAAGGTTCGATTGTCTTGGTTTCTCTCATCTGCGGCGGGTTCCCGGTGTCGTTTCATTTTATGCTCCGACAAGGAAATGAAGCGTATTTTTTTAAAACGATGTATGACGAAAAATTCAGTTGCTATAGTGTGGGGCAGTTAGGTGTGTTGAAAACACTGGAATTACTTCACCGGCGTGGAGTCAGAACATTGAATTTCTTCGGGCCGTACGTGCCCTGGCATGACCGCTGGAAGCCGTCATTCGTTACCCAGTATTCTAAAGTTGTCATTTCGAGGAGCGTCAACCGCACGTTTGCCGTGCTGCCGTATCGCGCGTACGCGATTATCAAGAAATCCACCTTCGCGTTTCGTTTGTTTGCGCAGATGCGAAAATTATATAATATCATGAAAATTTTGCGGGATACTTTCAAGGTGCTGGTACAACATTTACGATAGGCAAATTCTTCTAATAGCAGACCCCATAATTTCCATATCGCTGGTGGATAAGTCCTGATGGATGGGGAGTACTAAGTGCTCGCGAAGAATTTTTTTAATAAATGGGGAAGAATCGCCAATTTCATAGGATCGGTGGTCGGGCCAGAAGACGCTTGTTTCAATACCTTGTTGGCGCAGTTTCGCGTTGATTTCATTGCATTTGCAACCTAGTATCATGAGATCGAGCGGGACCGTGTGAGCAGGCAGTGAAGAAAAAGCAATCGTAAGACCAGGAACCCCCTTAATGGACGCGGCGAGCGCGGTATAGTTTTCCCTGTGACGGTGTTTTATGTCTTCATAATCGAAGCGCGGAAGAAGATATTTTGATATCGCGGACATTCCCCAATCGGTTTTTGTCGCGTCAAATTCAAACCTTCCGCATTCAGTATTTTTGATACCGATAGTTTTAAGAAACGCATTGAGGAGAGGGACGGCTCTTGTCCATGTCCAGGAGCCAAAAAGCGCAAAGGCACGGCTATTTTTGCTCGCTGCCATGCGTTTTAGGGAGAGCGCAGCCATTTGGCGCGCCGTGGAGTAATGCGATGGACGGCGTTGACGGGTTGCGGGAAATGGGAGGTCTGGGTTATTCACCACCATCAATCCGCCGTGCGGGATGGGCACCGTTTTTCTTGGACAGAAAATTGCCGCGTCGCCTTTTGAGCCGAGCGGTTCGCCGTCTTCGTCGGCGCTTAAGAAACCTATCGCCACATCTTCGAACAAGTAAAGTCCGTTATTTTTGCAGACGTTGAGCGCGTCCCGCGTCAGTTGCGGGAAACCGAGGTAATGCGTCAGGTATAATATTTTTGTACGCGGCGATAATTTTGCTCGAACATCATTGAAATTCGGTGTAAAGTTTTCGTGCAGGTCATAAATGACAGGCACGAGGCCAGATGCGATTACCGCATCCACTTCAATGCCGCTGGTGAAGGCGGGCATGAGTACTTCATCTCCAGTTTTTAGGCCAAATATTTGAAGCGCTTCCCAGATGCCGTTACGGGCGAAGTAATAATACCGCACGCGTTTTTGGTTCAGCGGAAAGGGCAGCAAGGAGGACGGTTGTGCCGGTTGTCTAAAATAT from Patescibacteria group bacterium encodes:
- a CDS encoding FkbM family methyltransferase, which gives rise to MKKYIRKLLSFIILLFNKTHWIVSLILWPLAKRGLGQNYLEVVQIGDGIKLKVYSDMYDMVNKVLMFYSDFVTYAWEPVTTRLFQKLIKGKKCIVIAGAHLGYYPLIAARFNINAIIYAFEPVTYIYDRFIQNIELNHFLNIRAEPQALSNQNSETDIIKADGGSTIILSQYPSLNKGKEKCHCVTIDDYFNDKDEKPDFMLLDVEGSEYRALAGAEQVLKVFHPDIIFEIYLKDTAQADTIVLPAQLLDRHGYELYVIHEQNEPMLIGENFPIVLSRLRVDDVRHLKGAYVNILATRDRKKIKLMFPSISGI
- a CDS encoding NAD(P)/FAD-dependent oxidoreductase, translated to MTQDAHQKKTAIIIGAGPAGLTVAWELLTRTDITPIILEKSNMIGGLARSIDYKGNRMDIGPHRFFSKSDRVMRWWLGHLPLQHVDNMEFIRSYQTKLGITNQNQRLDPETTDLVMLLRNRKTRIYFLMDLFPYPIALNMVMLLRLGFYKILRIGISYVYSILFPIKPMKNLEDFYINRFGKELYLTFFKSYTEKLWGLSCREISAEWGAQRVKGLSVGNALKDFIMKLIHKNKSIDQKKTETSLIEWFLYPKRGAGQMWETVADKIRQRGGEIIMNFNVDKIYQKEHTVIAIGGHSLIEGQKKEWQGDYFFSTMPVQELTKSFMGEVDQEVREISDGLRYRDIILIGLLLKRLLLTDKEYPHELIRDNWLYIQEPNVQVARIQICNNMSPYLVAAPGLVWIGAEYFCQVGDNMWERDDASLVQMAQKELEKIGIIAERDTVDGVVIRQEKAYPVYFGAYQQFETVRKFYDQFDNLFLLGRNGMHKYNNQDHSMLTAMVAVDNIIHHRQNKENIWAVNTEKEYHEEK
- a CDS encoding GNVR domain-containing protein; this encodes MPSITQFVYKHWGGIVILSLIGAVAALGLSLQQTPLYASSARILVTQKQTSGMDAYTAARGSEKLAQNLTTIIGTASFFERVLGAGFSIVNDFPKDEASRRKAWGAVVKPSVVPSSSILAITVYHKNREQAERILVAINTVLISQGTGYLGTGDTVNLQIVDAPLTTTAPVKPNIPMNMAVGLIAGFIISLGYSFVREAIAQSITYPLTLSPNASAEYTPLPIGYLAPKKREEVLPPAPPANQELRINPYVVGIPESEPYQETIEEASQYIPESSPAVPPTASHVHSMHDHVKAPFGGKYYFQNKFFYLS
- a CDS encoding glycosyltransferase family 2 protein codes for the protein MASVTPLTSELSIVILCYRAGDAVRDFISRTIVILAEGGIPDYELVLVGNFMEGSGDRTPRIVAELAATYPKVVYLAEPKQGMMGWDMRKGLEKARGAYLAVIDGDGQMPIADLVKVYTKIKNERLDMVKTYRLQRGDSILRKTISFIYNLFFHALFPGLNVRDINAKPKIFTRAVYERMWLESNDWFIDAEIMIEARRLHLRIGEIPTVFLGLTGRRSFVKMRAINEFLINLIRYRIREFRRTK
- a CDS encoding glycosyltransferase; amino-acid sequence: MKLIYFANIRLPTEKAYGIQIMKMCDAFSHAGAEVTLVIPTRANPGFNGVNPFDYYGVKRSFALQRIKTFDPWWLIRLPQGIYIKVQGFLFIFKLYLWFFIHNIYSKYDVAYTRDEYLLPLLHKFFPRVVWEAHNLPSHPQRYIKAWRKCRYIVAITKGLKDALVKQGVHPDHIMVAPDGVDLEKFTRSSDRVPSRMTGQVQPFDSAQGDRDELRRQLGLPTDKKIILYSGHLYERKGAQMLADAIRLLDDRFLAVIVGGTPHDIERFAIRNMDTFRIKIVGYQPHALIPRYLNAADALVLPNSAKNDDAKLFTSPMKLFEYMTAHAPLIASRVPALQEILNDHNAVFFNPDDPRDLANVIQKVIDNPDLYNAYWQQANKDVMQYTWLKRAQRIFTTIIK
- a CDS encoding glycosyltransferase family 4 protein, whose product is MTMLYIGFAQPHTSIDGVYLRGLRENGIEVIDYFFPQKSLARYWQILSAYFKQRHSVDIICAGYASPHVVIWLRLWSRKKIVYNALCSEYERKIISRNLASTHSVKAIYYWLLDILACWCADLIMVESAHQKAFFEKKFHVPGGKLMVAWTGTDDKKFHFDPQSKKFDDFTVLFRGRLLPEAGGDIVVKAAKILEGKGIKVLMLANGIELEKIQKLIHELQPQNLELKTEYLTEDELIALMLRCHVSLGQLSSHERLERTIPHKAYESLCLRLPYLTARNPAIIEIVKEGETCIACNPDDPEDLAEKILWFRDHPKEREEIAERGYRLYHERFTPQALAAALLNELKKL
- a CDS encoding glycosyltransferase family 39 protein, coding for MRKSNLFSSFPMVGWLILLSLAIRLCLFAIYQPWQEITLQKILISDALQYYQLAERILSDISLSTFGTFRTPLYPLYLAVIFAVIGSKVWAALLFQIFFDVGTTILVYLLAKEIFASQKTAHYAMLFYSIDLLAAAQTLQLMTETIFTFIFTGAVLATVYALKRDNIKYYALGGMYLGLATLVRPVAQYLGLILTFFIPFSRKLFSRAVVYIGFFFLILSFWQIRNYFNFGHYALSTIEGYNLLEYNVAKVKSLVEHVSLDESRYELNKLVDPTITNPFSRASVQQKIAVSYILAHPWWYSYYHIKGGANMMLGTAKVSLLPVLKIPPFIRSDTTLSENLFTRIERTISTARQEYWLTPILFIMQLIEYVLCAIGFTVMRKTDNRYLMLLIAMILVYFFLATGVVGTARYRAPVIPLYLIMSAYGFERVINYYRQKNLLRRVL
- a CDS encoding class I SAM-dependent methyltransferase, whose amino-acid sequence is MFNKFRDLLAKKPWIFNVLRNIIEFNFTKEKELIRKAFGDSAGKTILDIGCGTGTFAPLFVDDIYYGIDLSPDYIQHAKKNKKGTFKIMNATQLEFPDEKFDYALIMAVLHHCDSETVQQILRETRRVLKTQGKALVIEVSHSTEMDNFIFRFLRKFDKGDYIRSPQEYAQLILNNFKIDKEMTFRSGLYVYHSFEVYK